One Drosophila mauritiana strain mau12 unplaced genomic scaffold, ASM438214v1 U_94, whole genome shotgun sequence DNA segment encodes these proteins:
- the LOC117149938 gene encoding histone H3-like centromeric protein CSE4, producing MARTKQTARKSTGGKAPRKQLATKAARKSAPATGGVKKPHRYRPGTVALREIRRYQKSTELLIRKLPFQRLVREIAQDFKTDLRFQSSAVMALQEASEAYLVGLFEDTNLCAIHAKRVTIMPKDIQLARRIRGCEIQMARTKQTARKSTGGKAPRKQLATKAARKSAPATGGVKKPHRYRPGTVALREIRRYQKSTELLIRKLPFQRLVREIAQDFKTDLRFQSSAVMALQEASEAYLVGLFEDTNLCAIHAKRVTIMPKDIQLARRIRGERA from the exons atggctcgtaccaagcaaactgcacgcaaatcgactggtggaaaagcaccacgcaaacaactggctacaaaggccgctcgcaagagtgctccagccactggaggtgtgaagaagccccatcgctatcgccctggaacagtggccttgcgtgaaatccgtcgctaccaaaagagcaccgagcttctaatccgcaagctgcctttccagcgtctggtacgtgaaatcgctcaggactttaagacggacttgcgattccagagctcggcggttatggctctgcaggaagctagcgaagcctacctagttggtctcttcgaagataccaacttgtgtgccattcatgccaagcgtgtcaccattatgcccaaagacatccagttagcgcgacgcattcgcggc tgtgaaatccaaatggctcgtaccaagcaaactgcacgcaaatcgactggtggaaaagcaccacgcaaacaactggctacaaaggccgctcgcaagagtgctccagccactggaggtgtgaagaagccccatcgctatcgccctggaacagtggccttgcgtgaaatccgtcgctaccaaaagagcaccgagcttctaatccgcaagctgcctttccagcgtctggtgcgtgaaatcgctcaggactttaagacggacttgcgattccagagctcggcggttatggctctgcaggaagctagcgaagcctacctagttggtctcttcgaagataccaacttgtgtgccattcatgccaagcgtgtcaccattatgcccaaagacatccagttagcgcgacgcattcgcggcgagcgtgcttaa
- the LOC117149935 gene encoding histone H3-like, which produces MARTKQTARKSTGGKAPRKQLATKAARKSAPATGGVKKPHRYRPGTVALREIRRYQKSTELLIRKLPFQRLVREIAQDFKTDLRFQSSAVMALQEASEAYLVGLFEDTNLCAIHAKRVTIMPKDIQLARRIRGMARTKQTARKSTGGKAPRKQLATKAARKSAPATGGVKKPHRYRPGTVALREIRRYQKSTELLIRKLPFQRLVREIAQDFKTDLRFQSSAVMALQEASEAYLVGLFEDTNLCAIHAKRVTIMPKDIQLARRIRGERA; this is translated from the exons atggctcgtaccaagcaaactgcacgcaaatcgactggtggaaaagcaccacgcaaacaactggctacaaaggccgctcgcaagagtgctccagccactggaggtgtgaagaagccccatcgctatcgccctggaacagtggccttgcgtgaaatccgtcgctaccaaaagagcaccgagcttctaatccgcaagctgcctttccagcgtctggtgcgtgaaatcgctcaggactttaagacggacttgcgattccagagctcggcggttatggctctgcaggaagctagcgaagcctacctagttggtctcttcgaagataccaacttgtgtgccattcatgccaagcgtgtcaccattatgcccaaagacatccagttagcgcgacgcattcgcggc atggctcgtaccaagcaaactgcacgcaaatcgactggtggaaaagcaccacgcaaacaactggctacaaaggccgctcgcaagagtgctccagccactggaggtgtgaagaagccccatcgctatcgccctggaacagtggccttgcgtgaaatccgtcgctaccaaaagagcaccgagcttctaatccgcaagctgcctttccagcgtctggtgcgtgaaatcgctcaggactttaagacggacttgcgattccagagctcggcggttatggctctgcaggaagctagcgaagcctacctagttggtctcttcgaagataccaacttgtgtgccattcatgccaagcgtgtcaccattatgcccaaagacatccagttagcgcgacgcattcgcggcgagcgtgcttaa